The Bacteroidetes bacterium GWF2_43_63 DNA segment AATCAAGAAAGTGAAAACGTTTACCGAAAAACCACAACTTGAGCTTGCAAAGGAATTTATTAAAAGCGGTGATTTTCTCTGGAATAGCGGCATTTTTGTGTGGACGCTGAAAAGCATTATTGATGCTTTCCAGAAATATGTTCCGGAAATGAGCGCGCTGTTTGCAAAAGGAGAAAAAATCTATCGTACGGTTGATGAAGCCGACTTTATTTTTCAAACCTACATGCTTTGTAAAAATATTTCCATTGACTATGCAGTAATGGAAAAAGCCGATAATGTTTATGTTGTTGCATCTGATTTTGGCTGGAGTGACCTTGGCACCTGGGGTTCTCTTTATGAAAACCGCCAGCGCGATCAAAGCGGAAATGCCATTGTGGGCAAGAATGTAATGATGTATGATTGCAGAAATTGTCTTGTACACATGCCGCAGGAAAAAATGGTGTTGTTGCAGGGCCTCGATGATTACATTGTTGTAGAGTCTGATAATATTCTGATGGTTGTCAAAAAAGAAGACGAGCAGAACATCCGTCAGTATGTGAACGATGTTATGATTGAAAAAGGCGAACAGTTTACTTAATCGCAATCCAAACTGTGTCGGAATATCATCATATTCTTGGCGTACCTGAAAATGCCACGCTTACTGAAATAAAGAAGGCTTACCGATTTCTTGCCCGGAAGTTTCATCCCGACATGAATCCAGCTGCTGATGCGGCGGAACAGTTTATCAGAATTACTGAAGCGTATGAGATTCTGATTGGAGAAAGAAAACAAAAGCAGCGTAGTTATACAAAACCGGCTTCACCTGTAGACCTGGCACGGGAAAGAGCAAAGGCCTATGCACGTATGAGGTATGAGGAATTCAAAAAGCAAAGCGATGCTTTTGAATCTACTCCCATGCATAAAATTTTGTGGCCGGCCTGGGTAAATTTTATTTTTATTGGCATTGCATTGTTTTTTATTACAGATAGTCTCCTTCCAAAGAAGATACAGGAATGCAGCATTGTTATTTCCGATAATAAATATTTTATTGCCTGCGGTAAAAAACTGACACTCTCCGAAGATCATTTGCTTAATGGATTGCCGGTCGGAGACTCGGTCCTGTTGCGTGTTACTCCAATAGTGGGTTATATTTCCGCCTACAAAGTGATTGGGGACAAAACTGACCATTTTTTACGTGTTCAGAACAGCACGACCGAATATATAGCCGCCATGTATTTGTTGCTGGCACTTGCGATACTTGCGTTGGTAAACAAAACAAAAAAAATCGAGAATAAACTGCTGATCAAGATTGGGATGTGTATTGCAACAGTGGCTTATGGTCTTGTGTTTTTAATGTGGATTAATCAGTAATTTGATTTGAAAGATTATTTATACATAGAATCCCGTTTGGGTTTTTCGGAAATCAGAGCAAAATTGCTGGATGATTGTTATACGCCAGTGGGCCGCGAACTGGCACAGAGTGCGTTTTTTACCGATGATTCGCAAGCCATTGAAAAGAGTCTTCGCCTGACAGCTGAAATGAAATACATTAATGAATTTCTTGGCGGCGTTCCTGCTCTTGCATTCGACGATTTCCGCCAGGAGCTTCAGTATCTGAAAACATCAGGGACCGTAGTGGAAATTCCGGTTTTGCAATCAATCGCTTTTATAATCGAAAAGCTGTTGGATCTGCGAGCATTATTTTCGCGAAATGAAGACAAGACGCCATTGCTGAAAGAATGGATCAGCAGCATTGTTTTTGACGGATCGCTGGCAACCAGAATTGGCAATGTGCTGGACGAAAATGGCGAAATACGCTCCAATGCTTCGGAGCGTCTTGCTGAAATCAGAAATGAAATTACGGGACAGCGCAAAAAGATTGAAAGGACAATTCAGTCTATGCTGAAAAGTCTTAAAGAAAAAGGTCAGGTGGACGAAGATGTAAATCTCAGTATTCGTGGTGGTCGCTTGGTAATTCCGGTAAACGCATCGAAAAAGCGCATGATTAAAGGCGTTGTGCTGGATGAATCGGCAACGGGACAAACAGTCTTTATTGAACCGATTGAAATATTTGAGATGAACAACGAAGTGCAGGATCTGGAATTTGGAGAGAAGCGTGAGATTACAAAAATTCTCACCGGGCTTGCAGACCGCATAAGGCCACAGATTCCGGAATTACTAGAGCATATCGGATTTCTTGGACACATCGACTTTATAAATGGTAAAGCTAAACTCGCCGTTTCACAGAATGCTATAATGCCGGTTATTTCTACTGAACGGAGAATCACGATTATGCAGGGCCGGCATCCGGTTCTCGAAGAATCGTTGAAAAAGTCAGGAAGAAAAATAGTACCGCTTGATCTCGAATTAGGTCCTGAACAGAGAATGATAATAATCAGCGGTCCGAATGCCGGTGGAAAATCGGTGGCAATGAAAACAACCGGACTGTTGCAATACATGTTCCAGTGCGGTTTTCTGATACCAGCCGCAGAAGGCACAACGCTATTTCCTTTTTGTGATATTTTTGCTGATATTGGTGACCAGCAGTCCATCGAAAATGATTTAAGCACCTATTCATCGCATTTGCTGAACATGAAAATGTTTATGGAGCGTGGAAATAATAATAGTCTGGTGCTTATAGATGAGTTCGGCAGCGGCACAGAGCCGGAAAGTGGTGGAGCTATTGCAGAATCGGTATTGGAAATACTCAACGCACATGGAGTTTATGGTGTAATTACAACGCACTATTTTAATCTGAAGATGTTTGCTTCAAATCACGATGGGGTGATAAACGGCGCCATGCTCTTCGATAATGAACTGCTAAAGCCGCTCTACAAGCTTAAAACGGGCAAACCCGGCAGTTCATTTGCCATCGAAATTGCTTCATCCATCGGACTGCCCGAAGATGTCATGACCAATGCTTCAGCCAGGATTGGCAAGGGCAGGATTGAAATGGAAAAGATGATCCAGGATCTTGAAAACGAAAAATTGAAACTCGAAGATCGTCGCAGGGAGCTGGAAGTAGCTGAAGATTTCGTGAGTGAACTGATTGAAAAATACAACAAGCTTAATAAAAGTATTGTTGAGAATCGTGATCGAATAATTTCGAAGGCCGAAAGTGAAGCGAAAAATTTATTGGCGGAGTCAAACGCCCTGATTGAAAAAACCATTCGCGATATCAAGCAGGAACAAGCTGCCAATGACAAAGTGAAAGCCATCCGCACTGAGTTTGAGAAGAAAGCTGCGTCGTTGAAAAAAGCAAAGGAAAACCCGATTGAACCATTGCCGCTGACGAAAACGAATCAAGCAGATGATGTGCCTAAAAAGCCGCTGGTCGTAGGGAATTTTGTACGACTGGATGATGGCTCTGAAACCGGAATAATTACTGAAATTAAAAACAAAAAAGTAAAAGTGCAGTTTGAGCTTGCATCGCTGACGGTTGATGCAGCGCGACTTTCAGCAGTTGCAGTGCAAAAACAGAAACAAAACAATTCCCGAAAAAAAGTTAATATTATTTCTGAAAAAAAAGAAGCAGTTTATCAACTTGATTTTCGTGGCAAAAATGTTATTGAAGCAATAACGGAATTGGATAAATTTCTCGATGAAGCTTTGCTCACGGGAGTGAGATCTTTTTCAATTCTTCATGGAAAAGGATTCGGAATATTGAGAAAAGAAATCCGCAATCACTTGCGGCAATACAAGGATATGCTTGAGTTTGATGACGCTCCGCTGCAGTTTGGTGGCGAAGGAATAACGCTGGTGAAGTTTTTATAAATACGAAATCAGAAATACGATATACTAAAGAATGTGAAGATGTGCGACTTCACGTGAGACGTGACACGGTCGCGAATGTGTGAATATGAGATGATCACTTTTGTCCTTGTCCTTTTATCTTTTGTCTTGAGAGGATCTGGAAATGTGCGACTTCACGTAAAACGTGATAAGTGCGGCGATGTGATATAATTGAGATGCCACAATAGTTCTGAATTACAAGTGAATTTTGTAACGACTCCCGCTTTCAGCGGTATAAATTCCACGATTGTCACACGTAACGACTTAGATCTTGCTCAGAGCTGAGAACTGACAATTGAAAGCTAAATCCGTTTAATTTTTTCAATAAGCGATGAGGTGCTGAATCCTTCTACAAGTTCGATGGTTTCAACTTTTCCGCCATGCTGCAAAACCACATCTGCACCAACAATCTGGTCAATGGTGTAATCTTTCCCTTTAACGAGAATGTCCGGAATTATTGATTCAATAAGTTGCAGCGGAGTGTCTTCATCGAAGAGACAAACGGCATCTACAAACTGAAATGATGCGAGAAGAAGGCAACGTTCGTTTTCCGAAATGATGGGTCTTGATGC contains these protein-coding regions:
- a CDS encoding mannose-1-phosphate guanylyltransferase, encoding MTGNIYCVIMAGGLGTRFWPMSRTLKPKQFIDVLGMGKTLIQLTFDRLLKVCPAENILVVTNENYVELVKKQLPLINPENILSEPSRRNTAPCIAYAAYRINSFDPDATMIVCPSDHIIFDEDAFIDHLKSSATASQHNDWLMTLGIMPTRPDTGYGYIQYLEGQKLEGDSRIKKVKTFTEKPQLELAKEFIKSGDFLWNSGIFVWTLKSIIDAFQKYVPEMSALFAKGEKIYRTVDEADFIFQTYMLCKNISIDYAVMEKADNVYVVASDFGWSDLGTWGSLYENRQRDQSGNAIVGKNVMMYDCRNCLVHMPQEKMVLLQGLDDYIVVESDNILMVVKKEDEQNIRQYVNDVMIEKGEQFT
- a CDS encoding D-beta-D-heptose 1-phosphate adenosyltransferase; this encodes MDFRKLISEKVMTREQLIQRANTWRTERQTIVFSNGCFDIIHPGHALYLAAAAALGSRLVLGVNTDDSVKRLKGASRPIISENERCLLLASFQFVDAVCLFDEDTPLQLIESIIPDILVKGKDYTIDQIVGADVVLQHGGKVETIELVEGFSTSSLIEKIKRI